A genomic window from Yarrowia lipolytica chromosome 1D, complete sequence includes:
- a CDS encoding uncharacterized protein (Compare to YALI0D20438g, similar to uniprot|P37304 Saccharomyces cerevisiae YDR251W PAM1 protein) has product MHTLARTSVVVDCSLTTRVLHSCCPCYSHHKVPSRSIHSLTNPVESSPTAALLAWRLTTSHHVSVVWNQVTEANAAYGVSMQSQQFGNTRFRPQVVASTVQEAFQKAEQKPFDFVIVAPQSLKQLNSLHKLIKPYIHKHTCVIVDSSLYGVNLESLVAQTLPNTAVYSLTCTADVRRISPTEFAHFGPSTTTYVGRCVPQEGFQSREADQLIRSFTVGLQSAGLDASFSSNVLQYQWDRAIPALSFQPLTILLESPVPAEFVQDMLARPLFYGIMAELIQIAAAQNVQVNRNVDEFEKTALEEFLKDAPKHAAAPYTHAPLLFYNYFNKFEFPVDVFLLQPILLADDLGIKTPYLESLFTIMTQYARFNNTSGDEKSSIFFTRRGARGSNSGNSSSSDLPLATSSPVALKKPTTPALNGHAQGHAATPDSNGSPALDVNEYAGIASYTESPQQKQQTQQLKDKEEALRQREAALAARERALQNGEANMQHHQQHMHHPSQSGPSGPGNHFPGGPGPYGHGPGPQYGGPGPNGPGGPGPGPGPNPYMNGGHPNMSMPALNSLPTSPSFVQKFEAGAHGAPFLQSRAASYSQLRDYNTGVDGPYKTGGQPMQHNKSMDDGQSVMGDTSMMSGDVDMMSMTAKRNKNRSRHSYSRGQSSQTHLPNVKSMSQNGDFRGHDTPFDTGIADYVSAVTYRAPTMTGYPSQEFGPQSRNNSFSYGRTSSMGVGMAGGGMGMHSSVPPGGRRNTNSMPPQQKQPFRPIGPNSNSSSSNVESGSDKSLP; this is encoded by the coding sequence ATGCACACACTTGCAAGAACAAGTGTCGTCGTCGACTGTTCACTTACAACTCGTGTCTTGCACTCATGCTGTCCGTGCTATAGCCATCACAAGGTGCCGTCTCGCTCTATCCACTCtcttactaacccagtcGAATCGTCGCCCACAGCAGCCTTGCTTGCGTGGCGACTAACTACCTCCCACCACGTGTCTGTGGTCTGGAACCAGGTTACCGAGGCCAACGCGGCCTACGGCGTGTCCATGCAGAGCCAGCAGTTCGGCAACACCCGGTTCCGACCGCAGGTCGTGGCTTCCACCGTCCAGGAGGCGTTCCAAAAGGCCGAGCAGAAGCCCTTTGACTTTGTCATTGTCGCGCCCCAGTCGCTCAAACAACTCAACTCGCTCCACAAGCTCATCAAGCCCTACatccacaaacacacctGCGTCATTGTCGACTCCTCGCTCTACGGCGTCAACCTGGAGTCGCTTGTGGCCCAGACGCTGCCCAACACCGCCGTATACTCGCTGACGTGCACTGCAGACGTGCGACGAATCTCCCCCACCGAGTTTGCTCACTTTGGCCCCTCTACCACCACCTATGTGGGTCGATGCGTGCCCCAGGAGGGTTTCCAGTCCCGAGAGGCGGACCAGCTCATCCGGTCGTTCACCGTGGGACTGCAATCTGCCGGCCTCGACGCCTCCTTTTCATCCAACGTGCTGCAGTACCAGTGGGATCGAGCCATCCCTGCGCTGTCGTTCCAGCCTTTGACCATTCTTCTGGAGAGCCCCGTCCCCGCAGAGTTTGTGCAGGACATGCTGGCTCGGCCGCTCTTCTACGGTATCATGGCAGAGCTGATCCAGATTGCCGCTGCACAAAACGTGCAAGTGAACCGAAACGTGGACGAGTTCGAGAAGACTgcgctggaggagtttcTCAAGGATGCACCCAAGCATGCGGCCGCCCCCTACACCCACGCACCTCTACTGTTCTACAactacttcaacaagtTTGAGTTCCCCGTCGACGTGTTTCTGCTGCAGCCCATTCTTCTGGCCGACGACCTGGGTATCAAGACACCCTACCTCGAGTCGCTCTTCACCATCATGACACAGTACGCCCGCTTCAACAACACCAGCGGCGACGAAAAATCCAGTATATTCTTCACCCGACGCGGCGCACGCGGCTCCAACTCTGGCaactcgtcctcgtcggaTCTTCCTCTTGCCACATCTTCACCTGTGGCGCTCAAAAAGCCCACCACACCCGCTCTGAACGGCCATGCGCAGGGTCACGCAGCCACTCCCGACTCCAATGGTTCTCCTGCCCTGGACGTGAACGAGTACGCCGGCATTGCCTCTTACACTGAGTCTCctcagcagaagcagcagacacagcagctcaaggacaaggaggaggctcttcGACAGCGAGAGGCAGCTCTTGCAGCTCGAGAACGGGCTCTGCAGAATGGCGAGGCCAACATGCAGCATCATCAGCAGCATATGCACCATCCCAGCCAGAGCGGTCCCTCCGGTCCTGGCAACCATTTCCCCGGGGGACCTGGTCCCTACGGTCACGGCCCCGGTCCTCAGTACGGCGGACCTGGACCCAACGGTCCCGGAGGCCCCGGTCCTGGACCTGGTCCCAACCCCTACATGAACGGCGGCCATCCCAACATGAGCATGCCCGCACTCAACTCGCTTCCCACATCACCGTCATTTGTGCAGAAGTTTGAAGCCGGTGCACACGGTGCCCCCTTCCTGCAGTCGCGGGCAGCGTCCTACTCGCAGCTGCGGGACTACAACACCGGCGTGGACGGCCCTTACAAGACGGGCGGACAACCAATGCAGCACAACAAGAGCATGGACGATGGCCAGTCGGTGATGGGCGACACTTCGATGATGTCTGGCGACGTGGACATGATGTCCATGACTGCCAAGCGCAACAAGAACCGATCTAGACACTCGTACTCCCGTGGGCAATCCTCCCAGACACATCTGCCCAACGTCAAGAGCATGAGCCAGAACGGAGACTTTCGTGGCCACGACACGCCCTTCGACACGGGCATTGCTGACTACGTGAGCGCAGTCACCTACAGAGCCCCCACCATGACCGGCTACCCCAGCCAGGAGTTTGGTCCTCAGTCGCGTAACAATTCGTTCAGCTATGGGCGAACCTCATCCATGGGCGTGGGTATGGCCGGAGGCGGTATGGGAATGCACTCCTCGGTACCTCCCggaggacgacgaaacACCAACAGCATGCCACcgcagcagaagcagccgTTCCGGCCCATTGGGCCCAATTCCaactcgtcctccagcaaTGTTGAGAGCGGGAGCGACAAGTCGCTGCCGTGA
- a CDS encoding uncharacterized protein (Compare to YALI0D20460g, similar to Saccharomyces cerevisiae GAL4 (YPL248C); ancestral locus Anc_6.279, some similarities with uniprot|P39113 Saccharomyces cerevisiae YMR280c CAT8 and other transcription factors), whose amino-acid sequence MDTEHEAKMADPKRTVQACDLCRQKKSRCCGTRPTCANCVRSGSSCVYAAQARKRRRTKLEVMEEKLQIMSQDENCDVAARQELLESFARRLEKKRKTERIDSQVNNVVPQMFAGMVATPSETPTDVQTTMNAMVTPSTTPPDPIQAQQAVEPIMDVQHITPDTQNLANHDTHDSHDTHDSHDTHNTNHNTLTYSNPFTYDDPMANRPVFCSTSDAGLRWIETQTCDVGFHKRYSHLTESLFETGLNFLRNWRPPVLPSRPICMNEDVLRFLARTFLEAANPYLDIVDDVDVLRVFNVVIESDNAKQDEYYRDGHVQLYNLSCPESLLFHSCVLVSLEIFMDVTRNKNAAELADTILPLEKATAVRDQVYINAQRDYMKLISGGGGPEGLGNTSDTSNYTQLSLQACLVLLTSTTASSEPQLMEPLITTCMRLCYQMRLHREESIGFMSRHRTLRNCFWVTYMFEATFLGRLARRPLVRDYDISLLYPESTLQDQHHGPFTPKMHSTANTPCNSWLNPYIRLCRLQSRVCDELYNNVFPPDTRDPVELLHIASKLDSELQSWRASVPHDLDFEAEYDAVHPIVLEAYAPLHGVHIRPVNIQGLINERCCNAYRFRVRNLGLTLLNCMYLHVTILIHKTFFWYPRWALPVNLSFVRPTFGSYDVDATAQALNPAEYSSNGNYIPPHRNEHFSASFSQNRSYTQSNQSTGQAFNLPHVDIPSKRVFASNSLVRSSARKICNALTRMDMRYTSFIWIFAFFPTVAFDVLFQTIILTPLDSTTSADLSRMRFCINFMKKLKNSNIKTSEQVFLPIYEQLLAYATGFVSNCLTTNDDDVQDKGVGGELGFFPQATGDSYWDGSTGEMPEFVAMSNTAPVMMPGESWTHSGDENRVVRRVM is encoded by the coding sequence ATGGACACGGAACACGAGGCAAAAATGGCCGATCCCAAGCGAACGGTGCAGGCGTGCGATCTGTGTCGCCAGAAGAAATCGCGGTGTTGTGGCACTCGACCCACGTGTGCAAACTGCGTGCGCAGCGGCTCCAGCTGTGTGTACGCAGCCCAAGCGCGCAAACGACGACGAACCAAGctggaggtgatggaggaaAAGCTGCAGATCATGTCGCAGGACGAAAACTGCGACGTTGCGGCGCGAcaggagctgctcgagagcTTTGCACGCCGACTGGAGAAGAAACGAAAGACTGAGAGGATCGACAGTCAAGTCAACAATGTGGTGCCCCAGATGTTTGCTGGAATGGTGGCTACGCCCTCGGAAACGCCCACAGACGTTCAGACAACCATGAACGCCATGGTCACGCCATCCACGACCCCTCCAGATCCGATACAGGCCCAACAGGCCGTCGAACCCATTATGGATGTCCAACACATCACCCCAGATACACAGAACCTGGCGAATCACGACACCCACGACTCTCATGATACCCACGATTCTCACGACACCCACAATACCAACCACAACACGCTAACATATTCCAACCCGTTCACATATGACGACCCCATGGCCAACCGGCCCGTCTTCTGCTCCACTTCCGACGCTGGTCTTCGGTGGATTGAGACACAGACGTGCGACGTTGGATTCCACAAACGGTACTCCCACCTGACTGAGTCACTGTTTGAAACGGGACTCAACTTTCTACGCAACTGGAGACCACCGGTGCTGCCTAGCAGACCGATTTGCATGAACGAAGACGTGCTGCGGTTTCTGGCACGCACGTTTCTGGAGGCTGCTAACCCTTATCTCGATATTGTGGATGATGTCGACGTGCTAAGGGTCTTCAATGTGGTCATTGAATCCGATAATGCCAAGCAGGATGAATATTACAGAGACGGCCACGTCCAGCTGTATAATCTCTCGTGTCCCGAGTCTCTGCTTTTCCACAGCTGCGTGCTGGTCAGCTTGGAGATTTTCATGGACGTGACACGCAACAAAAACGCAGCTGAACTCGCAGACACAATCTTGCCATTGGAGAAGGCCACAGCTGTAAGAGACCAGGTCTATATCAATGCCCAGAGAGACTACATGAAGCTAATtagtggtggaggaggacccGAGGGTCTAGGAAATACATCAGATACAAGTAACTACACACAACTATCTCTACAGGCTTGCTTGGTGTTATTGACTAGTACCACGGCGTCCAGTGAACCTCAACTGATGGAACCTCTCATAACAACCTGCATGAGACTCTGCTACCAGATGAGATTGCACAGAGAAGAAAGCATTGGGTTTATGAGCCGACATCGAACTCTCAGAAATTGCTTTTGGGTCACCTATATGTTTGAGGCCACTTTTCTGGGCCGGTtggctcgtcgtcctcTGGTTCGAGACTATGACATTTCTCTCTTGTACCCCGAATCGACTCTTCAAGACCAACACCATGGTCCTTTCACACCCAAGATGCACTCCACTGCCAACACCCCCTGCAACTCGTGGTTGAATCCATACATTCGTCTGTGCCGTCTTCAGTCTCGTGTCTGTGACGAGCTGTACAATAACGTGTTTCCTCCCGATACACGTGACCCTGTGGAGCTGTTACACATTGCCTCAAAACTCGACTCCGAGCTACAATCGTGGCGAGCCTCAGTTCCTCATGATCTCGACTTTGAAGCCGAGTATGATGCAGTGCATCCTATCGTTCTGGAAGCATATGCTCCCTTACATGGAGTGCACATCCGACCCGTCAATATCCAGGGTCTCATCAACGAACGGTGTTGCAACGCTTACAGATTCCGGGTTCGAAACCTCGGTCTCACTCTGCTCAACTGCATGTAtttgcacgtgaccattCTCATCCACAAGACTTTCTTCTGGTACCCGCGATGGGCTCTTCCGGTCAACCTGAGTTTTGTGAGGCCCACTTTTGGCTCGTACGACGTTGACGCGACTGCGCAGGCTCTCAATCCAGCAGAGTACAGCAGCAACGGCAACTACATTCCACCGCATCGAAACGAGCATTTCTCTGCGTCCTTCTCACAGAACAGGTCTTACACACAGAGCAACCAGTCCACCGGACAGGCGTTCAACCTGCCACATGTTGATATTCCTTCCAAGCGTGTGTTTGCTTCCAACTCGTTGGTCCGATCCTCTGCTCGAAAGATCTGCAACGCTCTGACCCGTATGGATATGCGATACACGTCGTTCATTTGGATCTTTGCCTTCTTTCCCACAGTAGCGTTCGATGTGCTATTCCAGACGATCATCCTCACTCCTCTGGACTCTACCACGTCAGCGGATCTGTCCCGGATGCGGTTCTGCATCAACTTCATGAAGAAACTGAAAAACTCCAACATCAAAACGTCTGAGCAGGTGTTTCTGCCCATCTACGAGCAGCTGTTGGCGTACGCCACGGGCTTTGTGAGCAACTGTTTGACCAcaaacgacgacgatgtCCAAGACAAGGGCGTGGGCGGAGAACTCGGCTTCTTCCCTCAAGCTACAGGAGACTCATACTGGGATGGATCCACTGGGGAGATGCCTGAATTTGTGGCAATGTCCAATACTGCTCCTGTTATGATGCCAGGTGAGTCGTGGACTCACAGCGGAGATGAGAATCGAGTGGTGAGGAGGGTCATGTAG
- a CDS encoding uncharacterized protein (Compare to YALI0D20482g, similar to Saccharomyces cerevisiae GLN3 (YER040W); ancestral locus Anc_3.539, some similarities with uniprot|P78688 Gibberella fujikuroi Nitrogen regulatory protein areA) has protein sequence MSFMPMDLDIGHDYIGSSGPFGNHMDYQTTNNHFVSSGASSNTSSLFTNTTSVESMSSFGGGGFNTLKNDGLTQMNQPAAPVSAAAKRIGLSSDPSTDLAMVTNMWKMYSKAKYQLPNQERIANLTWRMMALDLKNCALQYHAKMAQKLHSKLGQNASVHRDSRVVMSAEMGLRQAAGGHDNDDNDDTDSFDYMAHIKRLSESNRNRWAPQNNTTNTGHNSHNNHNHNEYTPSVNGGHMSNSTLTSPSHVTSPITFTANDFHAPADYSQSLPATTFRRQSFMDDAPNAFHFSLDPLAMEAPDFGMPNQTQASHQHQQRVRASNLSNRLNQAQGQQQQTPLSQSSPFGVYQRPEYNSDALYFDNIQLGSASQASTPGITSLPSSNMGTPQWVEPASFDFMGGMEQQQQQQQMGQQQMGQQQMNQNLTVAINQGHLSNQRSQSVVDMSHISTARKQSKSGTSTPRGLPRTMSTSNIPQQRISKPKTNVSSTNVKAGANTVTADDKPTSCTNCHTQTTPLWRRNPEGEPLCNACGLFLKLHGVVRPLSLKTDVIKKRNRTNGTNASSSGTGGASTNTPSPDSAKETASTATRKGGSRSRSRKKEEATVKGDTAQSTPTQPSTQESPVGIVPNKTDSEELKMFGAANVEERDGQWEWLSMAL, from the coding sequence aTGTCGTTTATGCCAATGGATCTCGACATTGGACACGATTATATCGGGTCAAGTGGGCCGTTTGGAAACCACATGGACTACCAgaccaccaacaaccaTTTCGTCTCTTCGGGCGCCTCTTCCAACACCTCGTCATTGTTTACCAACACAACCTCGGTCGAGAGCATGAGCAGTTTTGGCGGAGGAGGTTTCAACACTTTGAAAAACGATGGATTGACACAGATGAACCAACCTGCAGCACCGGTGTCTGCAGCTGCAAAACGAATAGGCCTCTCGTCAGACCCCAGCACAGATCTCGCCATGGTCACCAACATGTGGAAGATGTATTCCAAGGCCAAATACCAGCTGCCCAACCAGGAGCGAATAGCCAACCTGACGTGGCGGATGATGGCGCTGGATCTCAAGAACTGCGCGCTGCAGTACCACGCAAAAATGGCCCAGAAACTGCACTCCAAGCTGGGCCAGAACGCATCTGTGCATCGGGATTCTCGGGTCGTCATGAGCGCTGAGATGGGCCTTCGCCAAGCTGCCGGTGGCCATGATAATGATGATAACGATGACACCGACTCGTTTGACTACATGGCCCACATTAAGCGGCTCAGCGAGTCCAACCGGAACCGATGGGCTCCCCAGAACAATACCACCAACACTGGCCACAATAGCcacaacaaccacaaccacaacgAATACACTCCGTCGGTCAACGGAGGCCATATGAGTAACTCGACGCTCACTTCGCCGTCACATGTCACTTCTCCCATCACCTTCACCGCCAACGACTTCCATGCTCCCGCTGACTACTCGCAATCGCTCCCCGCCACCACGTTCCGACGTCAATCCTTCATGGACGACGCCCCCAACGCGTTTCACTTCTCGCTGGACCCCCTGGCGATGGAAGCTCCCGACTTTGGCATGCCCAACCAGACGCAGGCGTCTcaccagcatcagcagcgGGTCCGTGCCTCCAACCTCAGCAATCGTTTGAACCAGGCGCAGggccagcaacagcagacGCCTTTGTCGCAGTCGTCGCCGTTTGGAGTGTATCAACGACCGGAGTATAATTCGGACGCGTTGTACTTTGACAATATTCAGCTCGGAAGCGCCTCCCAGGCCTCCACCCCGGGCATTACATCACTTCCTAGCTCCAACATGGGCACCCCACAGTGGGTGGAGCCCGCCTCGTTCGACTTCATGGGCGGcatggagcagcagcagcagcagcagcaaatgggccagcagcaaatgggccagcagcaaatGAACCAGAATCTGACGGTGGCCATCAACCAAGGCCATCTTTCTAATCAGCGGTCACAGTCTGTGGTGGACATGTCGCACATTTCGACGGCCCGAAAGCAGTCGAAATCCGGCACGTCCACACCCCGAGGACTGCCGCGCACCATGTCAACGTCCAACATTCCCCAGCAGCGCAtctccaagcccaagaccaATGTCTCGTCAACCAATGTCAAGGCTGGCGCCAACACAGTTACGGCCGACGACAAGCCTACGTCGTGCACAAACTGCCACACGCAGACCACGCCGCTGTGGCGACGTAACCCTGAGGGTGAGCCGTTGTGCAACGCCTGCGGTCTGTTCCTCAAGCTCCACGGAGTTGTCCGGCCTCTGTCGCTCAAGACTGATGTgatcaagaagcgaaaccGAACCAACGGAACCAATGCATCTTCGTCGGGGACCGGTGGAGCCAGCACAAACACGCCTAGTCCGGACTCGGCCAAGGAGACCGCGTCCACAGCCACTCGCAAGGGGGGATCCAGATCTCGTTCTcggaagaaggaggaggcgaCCGTCAAGGGAGATACTGCGCAGAGCACGCCAACCCAGCCGTCGACACAAGAATCGCCCGTGGGCATCGTCCCCAACAAGACGGATTCCGAGGAGCTTAAGATGTTTGGAGCTGCCAACGTCGAGGAGAGAGACGGACAGTGGGAATGGCTGAGCATGGCTTTATAG
- a CDS encoding uncharacterized protein (Compare to YALI0D20504g, similar to Saccharomyces cerevisiae YGL220W; ancestral locus Anc_3.530, similar to uniprot|P53082 Saccharomyces cerevisiae YGL220W Hypothetical 14.1 kDa protein in NIF3-CLG1 intergenic region), which produces MLTTDSLKDILMDRLEAHHVEVTDASGGCGQAFEVLIVSDIFKGKNKLMRHRLVNTKLKEEIAAIHAFTQKSQTVEEWEKSKEA; this is translated from the coding sequence ATGCTCACAACCGATTCGCTCAAGGATATCCTGATGGACCGTTTGGAGGCCCATCATGTGGAGGTGACCGACGCCAGTGGAGGATGTGGCCAGGCATTCGAGGTTCTCATTGTGTCCGACATTttcaagggcaagaacaAGCTCATGCGACACAGACTGGTCAacaccaagctcaaggaggagattgccgcCATCCATGCCTTTACACAAAAGTCCCAGAccgtggaggagtgggagaagtccaaggaggcttAG
- a CDS encoding uncharacterized protein (Compare to YALI0D20526g, similar to Saccharomyces cerevisiae HSP12 (YFL014W); ancestral locus Anc_8.62, weakly similar to uniprot|P22943 Saccharomyces cerevisiae YFL014W 12 kDa heat shock protein (Glucose and lipid-regulated protein)) yields the protein MSQAGRKDFTDKLSEGVTPDSQKSTGEKLSEKATDAYDKVANAVEPESQKSTTQKVGDKFESDTSKAKSDISDEKNKVEKEGESYIDQAKDFINSGKPQEYVDQAKESINNFLGGNSGSTGSTGSTGTGATK from the exons ATGTCTCAGG CCGGCCGAAAAGATTTCACTGACAAGCTCTCCGAGGGCGTGACCCCCGACTCCCAGAAGTCCACTGGCGAGAAGCTCTCCGAGAAGGCCACCGACGCCTACGACAAGGTTGCCAACGCCGTTGAGCCCGAGTCCCAGAAGTCCACCACCCAGAAGGTCGGCGACAAGTTCGAGTCCGACAcctccaaggccaagtcCGACATCtccgacgagaagaacaaggtcgagaaggagggcgaGTCTTACATTGACCAGGCCAAGGACTTCATCAACTCCGGCAAGCCCCAGGAGTACGTTGACCAGGCCAAGGAGTCGATCAACAACTTCCTTGGTGGAAACTCTGGCTCCACCGGCTCCACCGGCTCCACCGGCACCGGTGCTACCAAATAA
- a CDS encoding uncharacterized protein (Compare to YALI0D20548g, no similarity), with amino-acid sequence MTSHHPTHTTTKMPQSPMLEAEKHKYKQFRPPVLQLNDDTPERPGSAGSNSVEAPLPSPRAALISGLKNATDRRQQQMQQQQQLQHNYTVGPQGQRIWSPFQEYPGIQRVGSPSKTGVPYGGYSGAGYPGGSGSGYNSPIRVGSPRSPMFEGASLASQDPNMDGRTSPSPQSMYAHLQAKQRELQVTSLLISQQQERIQMALNEAIQEGQQQPAQPQVAGAPGSAPGGHKFTPTTLPAHHSQHQWLHEQLLASPLDDSYSHQHAGPPHGGHGFNAPSGLGYGLGPGRPASPSRIQRPSSANFLAHPTPVTAQNNPYMQHSYSHSHSNSTSMVGLAPGSPVGTAGALHGGHASQHSRGTGPGGSPEGPAGSSSVGTPETPFRRGHRKASSLSTNVFTSPNKDGRQPQSRDGDLMFPVRQPSGPPPVDELHTRDVNFDQSKVAEILRT; translated from the coding sequence ATGACATCACATCaccccacacacacaacaacaaagaTGCCACAATCCCCCATGTTGGAAGCTGAGAAACACAAATACAAGCAATTCCGCCCGCCGGTGCTGCAGCTCAACGATGATACGCCAGAACGCCCTGGCTCGGCCGGATCCAACTCCGTCGAGGCGCCCCTGCCATCTCCCCGAGCGGCACTTATCAGTGGTCTGAAAAACGCCACCGACCggcgacagcagcagatgcagcagcagcagcagttgcaGCACAACTACACTGTGGGTCCTCAGGGCCAGCGGATCTGGTCGCCGTTCCAGGAGTACCCCGGCATCCAGCGGGTGGGCTCGCCGTCGAAAACAGGCGTGCCGTATGGAGGATACAGCGGAGCCGGCTACCCCGGCGGCTCCGGGTCAGGATACAACTCGCCCATCCGTGTGGGATCGCCCCGCTCCCCAATGTTTGAGGGCGCGTCGTTGGCGTCGCAAGACCCCAACATGGACGGCCGCACGTCGCCGTCGCCCCAGAGCATGTACGCCCACTTGCAGGCCAAGCAGCGGGAGTTGCAGGTGACGTCGCTTCTGAtttcgcagcagcaggagcggATCCAGATGGCGCTCAACGAGGCCATCCAGGagggccagcagcagcccgCACAACCCCAGGTCGCTGGAGCACCGGGCTCGGCGCCGGGGGGACACAAATTCACACCCACCACGCTGCCGGCCCACCACTCGCAGCATCAGTGGCTGCacgagcagctgctggcgTCGCCTCTGGATGATTCTTACAGTCATCAGCACGCTGGTCCACCTCATGGGGGCCATGGATTCAATGCTCCTAGCGGGTTGGGCTACGGGTTGGGTCCGGGTCGGCCCGCTTCTCCTTCACGGATCCAGAGGCCATCGTCGGCCAACTTTCTGGCCCATCCCACGCCCGTCACGGCCCAAAATAACCCCTACATGcagcactcgtactctcaTTCGCATTCCAATAGTACCAGCATGGTGGGGTTGGCTCCCGGCAGCCCCGTAGGCACCGCCGGAGCTTTGCATGGAGGGCATGCGAGTCAGCATTCTCGAGGGACAGGCCCCGGAGGATCGCCCGAGGGACCCGCTGGGTCGTCTTCGGTGGGCACCCCCGAAACGCCTTTCCGAAGAGGACACAGAAAGGCGTCTTCGCTGTCCACCAACGTATTTACGTCTCCTAATAAGGATGGTCGACAGCCTCAGTCGCGGGATGGCGATCTTATGTTTCCTGTGCGCCAGCCCTCGGGACCTCCACCCGTTGACGAACTTCACACCCGAGATGTTAATTTCGACCAAAGCAAGGTCGCCGAGATTTTACGGACCTAG